A window of Auraticoccus monumenti contains these coding sequences:
- the mnhG gene encoding monovalent cation/H(+) antiporter subunit G, protein MVEQVLDVAGLVCLVLGSLLCLLAAVGLLRFPDLLTRMHAGTKPQVLGLLLVLLGVGLRLRTGIDMGMIVLIGLFQLFTVPVAAQMVARAAHRTGQDVGDGLPVRGQGGRPEDDDAPAVLPAEETPSDETDRPGGDLR, encoded by the coding sequence GTGGTTGAGCAGGTGCTGGACGTCGCCGGGCTGGTCTGCCTGGTGCTGGGGTCGCTGCTGTGCCTGCTGGCCGCCGTCGGGCTGCTGCGCTTCCCCGACCTGCTGACCCGGATGCACGCCGGGACCAAGCCGCAGGTCCTCGGTCTGCTGCTGGTGCTGCTGGGGGTCGGGCTCCGGCTGAGGACCGGCATCGACATGGGGATGATCGTGCTGATCGGGCTGTTCCAGCTGTTCACCGTGCCGGTGGCCGCGCAGATGGTCGCCCGTGCCGCCCACCGCACCGGTCAGGACGTCGGTGACGGCCTCCCCGTGCGGGGGCAGGGCGGGCGGCCCGAGGACGACGACGCGCCGGCGGTGCTTCCCGCGGAGGAGACGCCCAGCGACGAGACCGACCGGCCGGGCGGCGACCTGCGCTGA
- the panC gene encoding pantoate--beta-alanine ligase — translation MEPDPTASAHAVAVVGPGRAGTTLASALAAAGHRVVGPLGREDALGDLDVDLVLLCVPDAVISSVARSLPRRDGRLVGHVSGATPLTALGDHEALSLHPLTTIPREGADLTGVTAAVAGSTPRALEVATRLAGDVGMSPVSVAEEDRAAYHAAACVASNFLVTLEGAAEALAATAGLSRERLVPLVRATVESWAERGPERALTGPIARGDEQTVAGHRAAVAERLPEHLGLFDALAAATRTLAGRPAPDPTPATDAPSRPPMRTVTTVAELRAGLAAARRAGRSIGLVPTMGALHEGHLTLVRTAAEQCEEVVVSLFVNPTQFDDAGDLAAYPRDEARDAELAAAAGASWLFAPSADVVYPPGFATRVSVSGVSEPLEGEHRGALHFDGVALVVTKLFSMVGADVAFFGQKDAQQVAVVRRVATDLDLPTRIETVPTVREPDGLAMSSRNVRLAPEDRVRALALRHGLDAVRDALLDGAGTERAVATGRSVMRDVGVEPEYLAVVDPSTFTPRDALSDHPVLVAVAARVGPVRLIDNELVGPVTGTAGRPTGVDPDADVADLVSDHTGPTGATPAPRTTGE, via the coding sequence ATGGAGCCCGACCCCACCGCGTCCGCGCACGCCGTCGCCGTGGTGGGACCCGGTCGGGCCGGGACCACGCTGGCCTCCGCCCTGGCTGCTGCCGGTCACCGGGTGGTCGGTCCGCTGGGCCGGGAGGACGCGCTGGGTGACCTCGACGTCGACCTCGTGCTGCTCTGCGTGCCGGACGCGGTGATCTCCTCGGTGGCCCGGTCCCTGCCCCGACGGGACGGACGCCTGGTCGGGCACGTCTCCGGCGCCACCCCGCTCACCGCCCTCGGCGACCACGAGGCCCTCTCGCTGCACCCGCTGACCACCATCCCCCGGGAGGGGGCCGACCTCACCGGCGTCACCGCTGCGGTGGCCGGCAGCACGCCGCGCGCGCTCGAGGTGGCCACCCGGCTGGCCGGCGACGTGGGGATGTCACCGGTCTCGGTGGCCGAGGAGGACCGGGCCGCCTACCACGCCGCCGCCTGCGTCGCCTCCAACTTCCTGGTCACCCTGGAGGGCGCGGCCGAGGCGCTGGCGGCGACGGCCGGGCTGTCCCGCGAGCGGCTGGTCCCGCTGGTCCGGGCGACCGTGGAGTCCTGGGCCGAGCGGGGACCGGAGCGGGCGCTGACCGGCCCGATCGCCCGGGGCGACGAGCAGACCGTGGCCGGGCACCGGGCCGCCGTGGCCGAGCGCCTGCCGGAGCACCTGGGCCTCTTCGACGCCCTGGCGGCTGCCACCAGGACGCTGGCCGGACGTCCGGCACCCGACCCCACCCCCGCCACCGACGCGCCGTCCCGGCCGCCGATGCGCACCGTCACCACGGTGGCCGAGCTGCGCGCCGGGCTCGCCGCGGCCCGTCGTGCCGGCCGCTCCATCGGGCTGGTCCCCACCATGGGTGCCCTGCACGAGGGGCACCTCACCCTGGTCCGCACCGCCGCCGAGCAGTGCGAGGAGGTGGTGGTCTCGCTGTTCGTGAACCCCACCCAGTTCGACGACGCCGGTGACCTGGCCGCCTACCCCCGCGACGAGGCCCGCGACGCCGAGCTCGCCGCGGCGGCCGGCGCCAGCTGGCTCTTCGCCCCCTCCGCCGACGTGGTCTACCCTCCCGGCTTCGCCACCCGCGTCTCGGTGTCGGGGGTGAGCGAGCCGCTGGAGGGTGAGCACCGCGGGGCCCTGCACTTCGACGGGGTGGCGCTGGTGGTCACCAAGCTGTTCTCCATGGTCGGTGCCGACGTCGCCTTCTTCGGCCAGAAGGACGCCCAGCAGGTGGCGGTGGTCCGCCGGGTGGCCACCGACCTCGACCTGCCCACCCGGATCGAGACGGTGCCCACCGTCCGTGAGCCCGACGGCTTGGCCATGTCCAGCCGCAACGTGCGGCTCGCCCCGGAGGACCGGGTGCGGGCGCTGGCCCTGCGCCACGGCCTGGACGCGGTCCGTGACGCCCTCCTCGACGGCGCCGGCACCGAGCGCGCGGTCGCCACCGGTCGCTCGGTGATGCGGGACGTGGGCGTCGAGCCCGAGTACCTGGCGGTCGTCGACCCCAGCACGTTCACGCCCCGCGACGCCCTGTCCGACCATCCGGTGCTGGTCGCCGTGGCCGCGCGGGTCGGGCCGGTGCGGCTGATCGACAACGAGCTCGTCGGGCCGGTCACGGGAACAGCCGGGCGGCCCACCGGCGTTGACCCGGACGCCGACGTGGCCGACCTCGTGAGCGACCACACCGGACCCACGGGCGCCACCCCGGCGCCCCGCACCACAGGGGAGTGA
- the panB gene encoding 3-methyl-2-oxobutanoate hydroxymethyltransferase, whose translation MSSHPSTRPAPGDRRPVTLPDLALAKAEGRPVVMVTAYDFPSARAAEEAGVDVVLVGDSGAMTVLGLPSTVGVEVEEMLVLARAVRRGLAAPLLVCDLPFGSYEASDAQAVTTAVRFVKEAGADAVKLEGGSITPLSRVRAILAAGIPVMGHVGLTPQTATALGGYRAQGRDAVTARRIMDEALALQQAGCFSVVLEAVPSQLTELLAPRLDDTLVIGIGAGPATDGQVLVFHDLLGIREGRGARFVQRYADLQDAMTAGVRAYAEDVRARRYPGPEHGYSMSADQLSALRDDLPRVT comes from the coding sequence GTGTCCAGCCACCCGTCCACCCGCCCGGCCCCGGGAGACCGGCGGCCGGTGACGCTGCCCGACCTCGCCCTGGCCAAGGCCGAGGGACGTCCGGTGGTGATGGTCACCGCCTACGACTTCCCCAGCGCCCGCGCCGCCGAGGAGGCCGGCGTCGACGTGGTGCTGGTGGGTGACTCCGGGGCGATGACGGTTCTCGGGCTGCCCAGCACCGTCGGGGTCGAGGTGGAGGAGATGCTGGTGCTGGCCCGCGCGGTCCGGCGCGGTCTGGCCGCCCCGCTGCTGGTGTGCGACCTGCCCTTCGGCTCCTACGAGGCCTCCGACGCCCAGGCCGTGACCACCGCCGTCCGCTTCGTCAAGGAGGCCGGCGCCGACGCGGTCAAGCTCGAGGGCGGCAGCATCACGCCGCTGTCCCGGGTGCGGGCGATCCTGGCCGCCGGGATCCCGGTGATGGGACACGTCGGCCTCACCCCCCAGACCGCCACCGCGCTCGGCGGCTACCGGGCGCAGGGACGCGACGCCGTCACCGCCCGGCGGATCATGGACGAGGCCCTCGCCCTGCAGCAGGCCGGCTGCTTCTCCGTGGTGCTCGAGGCGGTGCCCAGCCAGCTGACCGAGCTGCTCGCGCCCCGGCTGGATGACACCCTGGTGATCGGCATCGGCGCCGGTCCGGCCACCGACGGCCAGGTGCTGGTCTTCCACGACCTGCTGGGCATCCGGGAGGGCAGGGGCGCCAGGTTCGTGCAGCGCTACGCCGACCTGCAGGACGCCATGACCGCCGGCGTCCGGGCCTACGCCGAGGACGTCCGCGCCCGTCGCTACCCCGGCCCCGAGCACGGCTACTCGATGTCCGCCGACCAGCTCAGCGCCCTCCGGGACGACCTGCCCCGCGTCACCTGA
- the panD gene encoding aspartate 1-decarboxylase → MQRTMLKSKIHRATITDSDLHYVGSITIDPDLLEAADILEHEQVAVVDVDNGARFETYTIAGERGSGVVKVNGAAARLVHRGDTVIVISYGVYDRADLETYEPRVVHVERGTNAVIEVDAAVDRLLTEAR, encoded by the coding sequence GTGCAGCGGACCATGCTGAAGTCGAAGATCCACCGCGCCACCATCACCGACTCCGACCTGCACTACGTCGGCTCGATCACCATCGACCCCGACCTGCTGGAGGCCGCGGACATCCTCGAGCACGAGCAGGTGGCCGTGGTCGACGTCGACAACGGCGCCCGCTTCGAGACCTACACGATCGCCGGTGAACGCGGGTCCGGGGTGGTCAAGGTCAACGGCGCCGCGGCCCGGCTGGTCCACCGCGGGGACACGGTCATCGTGATCAGCTACGGCGTCTACGACCGGGCCGACCTGGAGACCTACGAGCCGAGGGTGGTCCACGTCGAGCGCGGCACCAACGCGGTCATCGAGGTCGACGCCGCCGTGGACCGGCTGCTCACCGAGGCGCGCTGA
- a CDS encoding DUF1048 domain-containing protein yields MSMVAGWIEHVTGSFEDKKRWRRYKARKEELPPSYRTAIDGIERYLMYRGAISKGDVLMTMCEDLADLVEQAAADQTPVRDVVGEDPVEFAETFIANYADGQWIDKERRRLTDAIDQAAEQEHGRGGPA; encoded by the coding sequence ATGAGCATGGTCGCAGGATGGATCGAGCACGTCACCGGGTCGTTCGAGGACAAGAAGCGCTGGCGCCGGTACAAGGCCCGCAAGGAGGAGCTCCCCCCGAGCTACCGCACCGCGATCGACGGCATCGAGCGGTACCTGATGTACCGGGGGGCGATCTCCAAGGGGGACGTGCTGATGACGATGTGCGAGGACCTGGCCGACCTCGTCGAGCAGGCCGCCGCCGACCAGACGCCCGTCCGCGACGTCGTCGGCGAGGACCCGGTGGAGTTCGCCGAGACCTTCATCGCGAACTACGCCGACGGCCAGTGGATCGACAAGGAGCGCAGGCGCCTGACCGACGCCATCGACCAGGCCGCCGAGCAGGAGCACGGGCGCGGAGGGCCGGCATGA
- a CDS encoding Na(+)/H(+) antiporter subunit C, giving the protein MSPDVLLCVLAGVLVGCGVHLLLARSVVRALLGFLILGNGINLLFVVAAGPRGRAPIVGMGGEGPMSDPLPQAMSLTAIVITLAMTGFVLALAHRGWQLGRSDVVEDDPEDARIGLRALENDMSESDFHGGIEAEPDTDDDPGGAR; this is encoded by the coding sequence GTGAGCCCCGACGTCCTGCTCTGCGTGCTGGCCGGGGTCCTGGTCGGCTGCGGTGTGCACCTGCTGCTGGCCCGCAGCGTGGTCCGCGCCCTGCTCGGGTTCCTGATCCTGGGCAACGGCATCAACCTGCTGTTCGTGGTGGCCGCCGGCCCGCGCGGACGGGCCCCCATCGTCGGGATGGGTGGTGAGGGGCCGATGTCGGACCCGCTGCCGCAGGCCATGTCGCTGACCGCCATCGTCATCACCCTGGCCATGACCGGCTTCGTGCTCGCCCTGGCCCACCGGGGCTGGCAGCTCGGGCGCAGCGACGTCGTCGAGGACGACCCCGAGGACGCCCGGATCGGGCTGCGGGCCCTGGAGAACGACATGTCCGAGAGTGACTTCCACGGTGGCATCGAGGCCGAGCCCGACACCGACGACGACCCGGGAGGTGCCCGGTGA
- a CDS encoding monovalent cation/H+ antiporter complex subunit F codes for MSLQDVLVGFCTAVLVASATLVLIRIIRGPSVLDRTVASEVMISIIVCALGLEAAVNRHSTTLPILVSLSLLGFVGSVAIARFVARDHDRGTDEPSPRNFLGRSGEDAPARALGADDAMPVQGPEPGAPPRRLADDRVLDRPDDAGGRERG; via the coding sequence ATGAGCCTGCAGGACGTCCTGGTCGGCTTCTGCACGGCGGTGCTGGTGGCCTCGGCCACGCTGGTGCTGATCCGGATCATCCGCGGGCCGTCGGTGCTGGACCGCACCGTGGCCAGCGAGGTGATGATCTCGATCATCGTCTGCGCCCTCGGTCTGGAGGCGGCGGTCAACCGCCACTCGACCACCCTGCCGATCCTGGTCTCGCTGTCGCTGCTGGGCTTCGTGGGGTCGGTGGCGATCGCCCGCTTCGTGGCCCGCGACCACGACCGCGGCACCGACGAGCCGTCGCCGCGGAACTTCCTGGGACGCTCGGGGGAGGACGCGCCGGCACGCGCTCTCGGCGCCGACGACGCGATGCCGGTGCAGGGTCCCGAGCCCGGGGCGCCACCCCGACGCCTGGCGGACGACCGGGTCCTGGACAGACCTGACGACGCGGGGGGTCGGGAGCGTGGTTGA
- a CDS encoding Na+/H+ antiporter subunit A, which translates to MTWLLLAHVVAAVGAPWLVRLLGRRAFLVLAAAPAATAVWALTQTAAAHSATPPLQSWTWIPSLSLELSFVLDPLAWLMCLVVGGVGAAVLVYCASYFDSDEPGLGRFAGCLTAFAGAMLGLVGTDDLLVLFVFWEATTVLSFLLIGHRPETRTARSAATEALVVTTFGGLAMLLGIVLLGETAGTYQLSEILADPPRGPVVEAAVVLLLVGALSKSAQVPFHFWLPGAMAAPTPVSAYLHAAAMVKAGIYLLARLAPGFADTSVWAPVVLSVGGLTMLIGAWRALRQHDLKLLLAYGTVSQLGFLTVVAGAGSYNGGLTALTLLLAHALFKACLFLVVGTIDHSTDTRDLRELSGLWRRMPVLLVASVLAAASMAGVPPLLGFVSKEMAYDTFLTRAETGGGWDWVVLGVLVAGSVLTFAYSARFVRGAFGTREGVDPTPVLHPPGGPTVVVPALLAAASLLAGPVSTRIEPYLVGYAETMPAEEHAVHLGLWHGLSPALGLSALTIVLGVLLVLVRGPLERAQQRVPRVPAAETGYRVIMRTLDRVSLEVTGAVQRGSLPLSLGLILGTLVVLVGTTLVLGGVTWPSEVVWWASPADIGIAVVAVVAAVAAVRSRRRLRGVFLVGVTGYATALIFLLHGAPDLALTQVLVETISLVVLVLVLRRFGGRFNDDPSRRQRVVRTVMGVAVGTTVTLVALSASAVRRHPPASEGMDVSAVDFGGGYNIVNVILVDARAWDTMGELSVVLVAATGIASLVYVRGSEVHEHNERLRQARARRRSHPRATSWLAAGDRVPAERRSVALEVVTRLVFHTMVVWSVYLLLSGHNLPGGGFAAGLVAGLALTVRYLAGGRAELQAAMPVTPGLLLGTGLFLSAGFGFVSILFGGRVLQTWIFDVHVPLLGELHLVTSVVFDIGVYLVVVGLVLDVLRSLGGHLDVQIEEDQATRRGGRRARAEVTR; encoded by the coding sequence GTGACCTGGCTGCTGCTCGCCCACGTGGTGGCGGCGGTCGGTGCCCCCTGGCTGGTGCGTCTGCTGGGCCGCCGGGCCTTCCTCGTGCTGGCCGCCGCGCCGGCCGCCACCGCCGTCTGGGCCCTGACCCAGACCGCGGCCGCCCACTCCGCGACGCCACCCCTCCAGTCCTGGACGTGGATCCCCAGCCTGTCGCTGGAGCTGAGCTTCGTGCTGGACCCGCTGGCCTGGCTGATGTGCCTGGTGGTCGGCGGCGTCGGGGCCGCGGTGCTGGTCTACTGCGCCTCCTACTTCGACTCCGACGAGCCCGGTCTGGGGCGCTTCGCGGGGTGCCTGACCGCCTTCGCGGGGGCGATGCTGGGTCTGGTCGGCACCGACGACCTGCTGGTGCTCTTCGTGTTCTGGGAAGCCACCACGGTCCTGTCGTTCCTGCTGATCGGGCACCGGCCGGAGACCAGGACCGCCCGCTCGGCGGCCACCGAGGCCCTGGTCGTCACCACCTTCGGCGGTCTGGCCATGCTGCTGGGCATCGTGCTGCTGGGGGAGACCGCCGGGACCTACCAGCTGAGCGAGATCCTGGCGGACCCGCCGCGGGGTCCGGTGGTCGAGGCCGCGGTGGTCCTCCTGCTGGTCGGGGCGCTGAGCAAGTCCGCCCAGGTGCCGTTCCACTTCTGGCTGCCCGGCGCGATGGCCGCCCCCACCCCGGTCAGCGCGTACCTGCACGCCGCCGCCATGGTGAAGGCCGGGATCTACCTGCTGGCCCGCCTCGCCCCCGGGTTCGCCGACACGTCCGTCTGGGCGCCGGTGGTGCTGTCGGTGGGTGGGCTGACGATGCTGATCGGCGCCTGGCGGGCCCTGCGCCAGCACGACCTCAAGCTGCTGCTCGCCTACGGCACCGTGAGCCAGCTCGGCTTCCTGACCGTCGTCGCCGGTGCCGGCTCCTACAACGGCGGTCTGACCGCGCTCACGCTGCTGCTGGCCCACGCCCTGTTCAAGGCCTGCCTGTTCCTGGTGGTCGGCACCATCGACCACAGCACCGACACCCGCGACCTGCGGGAGCTCTCCGGGCTGTGGCGGCGGATGCCTGTGCTGCTGGTGGCCAGCGTGCTCGCGGCGGCGTCGATGGCCGGGGTCCCGCCGCTGCTGGGCTTCGTGTCCAAGGAGATGGCCTACGACACCTTCCTCACCCGGGCCGAGACCGGTGGCGGCTGGGACTGGGTGGTCCTCGGCGTGCTGGTGGCCGGCTCGGTGCTGACCTTCGCCTACAGCGCCCGGTTCGTCCGGGGCGCGTTCGGCACCCGCGAGGGCGTCGACCCGACCCCGGTCCTGCACCCACCGGGAGGGCCCACCGTGGTGGTGCCGGCGCTGCTCGCCGCCGCGTCGCTGCTGGCCGGTCCCGTCTCCACCCGGATCGAGCCCTACCTCGTCGGCTACGCCGAGACGATGCCCGCCGAGGAGCACGCGGTGCACCTGGGGCTGTGGCACGGGCTGTCCCCGGCCCTGGGGCTGTCCGCGCTGACCATCGTGCTCGGCGTGCTGCTGGTGCTGGTCCGCGGGCCCCTGGAGCGGGCCCAGCAACGGGTGCCGCGGGTGCCGGCGGCCGAGACCGGCTACCGGGTCATCATGCGGACCCTGGACCGGGTCTCCCTCGAGGTGACCGGTGCGGTGCAGCGCGGTTCGCTGCCGCTGTCGCTGGGTCTGATCCTGGGCACGCTGGTGGTGCTGGTGGGCACCACGCTGGTCCTCGGCGGGGTGACCTGGCCCAGCGAGGTGGTGTGGTGGGCCTCCCCGGCCGACATCGGCATCGCCGTGGTCGCCGTGGTGGCGGCCGTCGCCGCGGTCCGCTCCCGCCGGCGTCTGCGCGGCGTCTTCCTGGTGGGCGTCACCGGTTACGCCACCGCCCTGATCTTCCTGCTGCACGGAGCCCCCGACCTCGCCCTCACCCAGGTGCTGGTGGAGACGATCTCGCTGGTCGTCCTGGTCCTGGTGCTGCGCCGGTTCGGCGGACGGTTCAACGACGACCCGAGCCGCCGGCAGCGCGTCGTGCGCACCGTGATGGGGGTGGCGGTGGGCACCACGGTGACGCTGGTCGCCCTCAGCGCCAGCGCGGTGCGGCGCCACCCGCCGGCCTCGGAGGGGATGGACGTCAGCGCGGTCGACTTCGGCGGCGGCTACAACATCGTCAACGTCATCCTGGTCGACGCCCGGGCCTGGGACACCATGGGCGAGCTGTCGGTGGTGCTGGTGGCCGCCACCGGCATCGCCAGCCTGGTCTACGTCCGCGGCAGCGAGGTGCACGAGCACAACGAGCGGCTGCGTCAGGCCAGGGCCCGGCGCCGCAGCCACCCCCGGGCCACCAGCTGGCTGGCCGCGGGGGACCGGGTGCCGGCCGAGCGTCGCTCGGTGGCGCTGGAGGTCGTCACCCGGCTGGTCTTCCACACCATGGTGGTCTGGTCGGTCTACCTGCTGCTGTCGGGGCACAACCTGCCCGGCGGCGGGTTCGCCGCCGGTCTGGTGGCCGGGCTGGCGCTGACCGTCCGCTACCTGGCCGGCGGCCGCGCCGAGCTGCAGGCGGCGATGCCGGTCACCCCGGGTCTGCTGCTGGGCACCGGGCTGTTCCTCTCCGCCGGGTTCGGCTTCGTCTCCATCCTGTTCGGCGGCCGGGTGCTGCAGACCTGGATCTTCGACGTCCACGTCCCGCTGCTGGGCGAGCTCCACCTGGTCACCTCGGTGGTCTTCGACATCGGCGTCTACCTGGTGGTGGTCGGTCTGGTGCTGGACGTGCTGCGCAGCCTCGGCGGCCACCTGGACGTCCAGATCGAGGAGGACCAGGCCACCCGACGGGGCGGCCGGCGGGCCCGGGCGGAGGTCACCCGGTGA
- a CDS encoding PadR family transcriptional regulator: MGGQETQMLKGVLEGIVLGILSGRPAYGYEITAWLRDQGFTDIAEGTVYALLVRVEQRGLVDVEKVPSEKGPPRKVYSLNAQGRAYLDEFWRTWSFLSERLEQLHHHTDHTDGGAGA; encoded by the coding sequence GTGGGCGGGCAGGAGACGCAGATGCTCAAGGGTGTCCTGGAGGGCATCGTCCTGGGGATCCTCTCGGGTCGACCCGCCTACGGCTACGAGATCACGGCGTGGCTGCGGGACCAGGGCTTCACCGACATCGCCGAGGGCACCGTCTACGCGCTGCTCGTGAGGGTCGAGCAGCGCGGCCTCGTCGACGTCGAGAAGGTCCCGTCGGAGAAGGGGCCACCGCGGAAGGTCTACTCCCTCAACGCACAGGGTCGGGCTTATCTCGACGAGTTCTGGAGGACCTGGAGCTTCCTCAGCGAACGGCTGGAACAGCTCCACCACCACACCGACCACACCGACGGAGGAGCAGGAGCATGA
- a CDS encoding Na+/H+ antiporter subunit D, protein MTVEEWMLDLVPLPVLLPLVGAGLALVVRNRTRLQRAVSVVTLTCVLVISGVLLWGADHLGTQVVQVGGWVPPQGITLVVDRLSALMVVVAVVVTFGVLLYAIGQGRGAMDRESGARRGDRDSITSAPVPIFHPTLLVLLAGVSTTFISGDLFHMYVGFEMLLAASFVLLTLGGSADRVRAGMSYVFVSLVSSSIFLIALAMVYAATGTVNLAQLSVRIAEIPAGTSLLLQLLLLTGFAVKAAVFPMSGWLPDAYPTAPAPVTAVFAGLLTKVGVYAMIRTQTLLFPGSPLQTLLLWAALLTMLVGILGAVAQDDLKRMLSFTLVSHIGYMVLGIGLGSVTGLSAAIFYVAHHITIQTTLFLVAGLVERRAGSTSMARLGGLARMSPLLAVLFFLPAFNLAGIPPFSGFLAKVGLLQAGAQQGGGLVMVVLAGSVLTSLLTLYAVSRVWTRAFWRTPAVAAITEENRLERRYERMHAMAPGVVLPTAALVLVGVGLTLVAGPLFGITDRAAADLLAPAGYVRAVFGDVVP, encoded by the coding sequence GTGACGGTCGAGGAGTGGATGCTGGACCTGGTGCCGCTGCCGGTGCTGCTGCCCCTGGTGGGCGCCGGTCTGGCGCTGGTGGTGCGCAACCGCACCCGGCTGCAGCGGGCGGTGTCGGTGGTCACGCTGACCTGCGTGCTGGTGATCAGCGGGGTGCTGCTCTGGGGTGCGGACCACCTCGGCACCCAGGTGGTGCAGGTGGGCGGCTGGGTGCCGCCGCAGGGGATCACTCTGGTCGTGGACCGGTTGTCGGCGCTGATGGTGGTGGTCGCGGTCGTGGTCACCTTCGGGGTGCTGCTGTACGCGATCGGCCAGGGGCGCGGGGCGATGGACCGCGAGAGCGGGGCCCGTCGGGGCGACCGCGACTCGATCACCAGCGCGCCGGTGCCGATCTTCCACCCGACGCTGCTGGTGCTGCTGGCGGGGGTGTCGACCACCTTCATCTCCGGCGACCTGTTCCACATGTACGTCGGCTTCGAGATGCTGCTGGCGGCCAGCTTCGTGCTGCTGACCCTCGGCGGCAGCGCGGACCGGGTCCGTGCGGGGATGTCCTACGTCTTCGTCTCGCTGGTCTCCAGCTCGATCTTCTTGATCGCGCTCGCCATGGTCTACGCCGCCACCGGGACGGTGAACCTGGCCCAGCTGTCGGTCCGGATCGCCGAGATCCCCGCCGGCACGAGCCTGCTGCTGCAGCTGCTGCTGCTGACCGGGTTCGCGGTCAAGGCCGCGGTGTTCCCGATGTCGGGCTGGCTCCCGGACGCCTACCCCACCGCACCGGCACCGGTCACCGCCGTCTTCGCCGGCCTGCTGACCAAGGTCGGCGTCTACGCGATGATCCGCACCCAGACGCTGCTGTTCCCCGGCAGCCCGCTGCAGACGCTGCTGCTGTGGGCGGCGCTGCTCACCATGCTGGTGGGGATCCTCGGCGCCGTCGCCCAGGACGACCTCAAGCGGATGTTGTCCTTCACGCTGGTCAGCCACATCGGCTACATGGTGCTGGGCATCGGGCTGGGCTCGGTCACCGGTCTGAGCGCCGCCATCTTCTACGTGGCCCACCACATCACCATCCAGACCACCCTGTTCCTGGTGGCGGGGCTGGTGGAGCGCCGGGCCGGGAGCACGTCGATGGCCCGGCTGGGTGGCCTGGCCCGGATGTCGCCGCTGCTGGCGGTGCTGTTCTTCCTGCCCGCCTTCAACCTCGCCGGCATCCCGCCGTTCTCGGGCTTCCTGGCCAAGGTCGGGCTGCTCCAGGCCGGCGCCCAGCAGGGCGGCGGGCTGGTGATGGTGGTCCTGGCCGGGTCGGTGCTGACCAGCCTGCTCACCCTCTACGCCGTCAGCCGGGTCTGGACCAGGGCCTTCTGGCGGACGCCGGCCGTGGCGGCGATCACCGAGGAGAACCGGCTGGAGCGGCGCTACGAGCGGATGCACGCGATGGCCCCGGGGGTCGTGCTGCCCACCGCGGCGCTGGTGCTGGTGGGCGTGGGGCTGACCCTGGTGGCCGGACCCCTGTTCGGGATCACCGACCGGGCCGCCGCGGACCTGCTGGCCCCCGCCGGGTACGTCCGGGCCGTCTTCGGGGACGTGGTCCCGTGA
- a CDS encoding Na+/H+ antiporter subunit E, whose protein sequence is MIRERVQPAPLVFLTVIWVCLWGELTLMLVVGGLLLSALVLLLFPLPRLTLGLRPSPVGLAVLVLTFVTDLVRASIQVAWLAVRPGPPPTGSEVEVELHTDNDLARTMTSGITILVPGTVVVDLTGRRLRMHVIDVHTDEGRAAAAARVLQTERRVLRAFGLEGSR, encoded by the coding sequence GTGATCCGCGAACGCGTCCAGCCGGCGCCGCTGGTCTTCCTGACGGTGATCTGGGTGTGCCTGTGGGGGGAGCTCACCCTGATGCTGGTGGTCGGCGGGCTGCTGCTGTCGGCCCTGGTGCTGCTGCTGTTCCCGCTGCCCCGGCTGACCCTCGGTCTGCGCCCCAGCCCGGTGGGGCTCGCGGTGCTGGTGCTGACCTTCGTCACCGACCTCGTGCGGGCCTCGATCCAGGTGGCCTGGCTGGCGGTGCGTCCCGGCCCCCCGCCGACCGGCTCGGAGGTCGAGGTGGAGCTGCACACCGACAACGACCTCGCCCGGACCATGACCAGCGGCATCACCATCCTGGTGCCCGGCACCGTCGTGGTCGACCTGACCGGGCGCCGGCTGAGGATGCACGTGATCGACGTGCACACCGACGAGGGGCGCGCCGCCGCCGCCGCCCGGGTGCTGCAGACCGAGCGCCGGGTGCTGCGGGCCTTCGGTCTGGAGGGGTCGCGATGA